In the Persephonella hydrogeniphila genome, one interval contains:
- a CDS encoding helix-turn-helix domain-containing protein: protein MITEYTYRFRLYPNKEQEHFLNIQFGHCRFVYN from the coding sequence ATGATTACTGAGTATACATACAGATTTCGGCTTTATCCAAATAAGGAGCAAGAACACTTTCTAAATATTCAGTTTGGACATTGTAGATTTGTATATAACTA